In Oryza sativa Japonica Group chromosome 2, ASM3414082v1, the following are encoded in one genomic region:
- the LOC107277113 gene encoding FCS-Like Zinc finger 2, translating to MEDYFYFSATLELEPVGNLESVSPSPSPRRTTSRDVDVAGELRGRHHHYLDACFLCGRMLAGNKDIFMYRGDTPFCSEECRQRQIDADDASEMMKKRAKMQPAAARGEQQPQRRQSPHGIPVWAR from the exons ATGGAGGATTACTTCTACTTCTCCGCCACCTTGGAGTTGGAGCCCGTTGGCAACCTCGAGTCAGTCTCACCGTCGCCGAGCCCCCGGCGCACGACGTCCCgcgacgtcgacgtcgccggcgagctccgcgggcgccaccaccactacctcgACGCCTGCTTCCTTTGCGGGCGGATGCTTGCCGGGAACAAGGATATCTTCATGTACAG AGGCGACACCCCGTTCTGCAGCGAGGAGTGCAGGCAGCGCCAgatcgacgccgacgacgcgtcGGAGATGATGAAGAAGAGGGCGAAGATgcagcccgccgccgcgaggggagagcagcagccgcagcggcGGCAGAGCCCGCACGGCATCCCGGTCTGGGCCCGGTAG
- the LOC4330358 gene encoding uncharacterized protein, producing MDFTSSYFHAFGNPDFAAVFSGGGSAQAIRPGTTTSSSGGAKAVNVGRGGAARQGAPSVFCVQDAEVEEAHHFLDECTLCRKGLAGDIFMYRGDTPFCSEECRREQIEMDRNRHRRKKQQYSPTAQAAAHHHRSERAPQRQLQPQR from the exons ATGGACTTCACCTCGTCCTACTTCCACGCCTTCGGCAACCCCGACTTCGCCGCGgtcttctccggcggcggcagcgcgcagGCCATCCGGCCgggcaccaccaccagcagcagcggcggcgcgaaggcggTGAACGTTGgcaggggcggcgcggcgaggcaggGCGCCCCGTCCGTGTTCTGCGTCCAGGacgcggaggtggaggaggcgcacCACTTCCTCGACGAGTGCACCCTGTGTCGCAAgggcctcgccggcgacatctTCATGTACAG AGGGGACACGCCGTTCTGCAGCGAGGAGTGCAGGAGGGAGCAGATCGAGATGGACAGGAACAGGCACCGCAGGAAGAAGCAGCAGTACTCTCCcacggcgcaggcggcggcgcaccaccaCCGATCAGAGCGCGCGCCCCAGCGTCAGCTGCAGCCGCAGAGGTAG